In the genome of Chloroflexota bacterium, the window CGGCGGGCGGTCGAATCTGGCTCGACCGGTCGATGAAGTTGCGCGCCTCCCCTCGGGCGCGTCCCGTGCCCATGGAGACATCGAGCTCGTGGTTCACGAGCATGGTGGCCAGGCTCTTCTCCGGCGGGACGCGGTGGAATTTAATGCCCTTTGGCGGCTGAAAACCGGTCCCATGGCCGTGGCTCAGCTCCTCCGTGCGCTCCATGTACCAGTCCAGGCTATATTGCGATACGCCGAAGTCGTGCTCCAGCACGCCGCGCACCCAGAGGGATGACGTCTGCTGATACTCGGGCACGCCGATGCGCTTACCGGCGATGTCGCTCGGCTCCGTAATGCTGGCGTCGACGTGCATCATCAGCTCGGTGTGGAACCAGCGCCGAGTCGGATACACGGGGATCATCACCATGTCCGCGCCTTGATCCTTTGCGATCAGATACGAGGACATCGACATCTCGGAGATCTCGAACTCCTGGAAATTAAGCTGACGCCAGAACGTCTCCGAGGCGTCCGACTTCGTGTGGATCAACTCGACGCCTTGGACCTCGACCTCACCGTTCAGAAGCGGCGCCACACGCTCGTTGGTACCACAAATGATGCTGAGCTCGAGCTTCTTCACCACGATCTGTCTCACTCCCTGTCAAAATCGAAAAAGAGCCACGTCCACTGGCCATTGCCGCGGTGGTCCTTGATTCCCTTCAGCTTGAGGACGGGGTTCGTCTCCCAGTAGAAGGGCATGAGCACGAGGTTCTCCATAACCTCTTGAACGAGCTGCTGCTGGATCGGGATACGCGCCTTCGGGTCGATGGTCGACGTGAGCTGATCGTAGAGGGCGTCGACCTTCGGATTCTCGTATCCACCCCTGTTGGGCGCAGTGTAGTGGTTCTCGGGTCCGGTCTTCGCCCGGGAATCCAGGCGGTTCACGAGGAACTGCTCGCGATTGATGTTCGTGACGAAGAGTCCGGGATAGCCCGACTCGTACTCGCGATTCCCCGCGAGCGCGGCCGGGATGGGGTCCACCGATGTCCGGACGCCGATTGCCTTCCAGTCGGAAGCGACGACGTTCGCCAGTTTGTCCCAGCCGGCCGGTACGTTGGCCCAGATCTCGACGTTAAAGGGCTCGCCCGACTGGTCGTTCACGAGGACGCCGTCCGGCCCTGGTCGCCAGCCGACGGTCTCCAGCAGCCCCGGGGCGGCGGACCGATCGAGCTTGTACGTGGGAATGTACGGCGCGAGTTCGGCGCGGATCGGGTCGGATGGGTCGTACCAACTATCAGCGAGAGGCCCGAAACCGCCGCTCATCAGATCCGCGAGGGCGACGCGGTCGACGGACTGGTACAGCGCCTTGCGGACCTGCAGCTCCCGCAGGCCATGGGCGGGCCGCGCGATCTCTGGGCGGTACTGCACCTCGAGCTGGATGATCCGCGTGGCGACGTCGGCGCGGACCTCGTTGCCGGTGCCCTCCCAGCGCCGCTTCACGTCGGCTGCCGCGTCGAGCTGGACGCCCGGCGGCAGGACGATGTCGACGTTTCCGGCGAGGATCGCCGAAACCAGCGCGTTCGCGTCTCCGATGACCTTCACGAAGACCTTGTCGAAAGGCGGCCGACCGAGATAGTACCCGTCGAAGCGCTCCATCTCCATGTCGGCGCCGGGCTCCCAGCTCACCAGCCGGTACGGTCCCGTCCCGATGTACTGGGTCGTGAAGTAGGGATTGTTGACGAAGGCGACCGGATCGTGCTGTTCGTAGGCCTCGCCGAGGATGTGGCGCGGCAGGACCTCGCCCAGATTCGTGATGGCGGCGTCGACGAACAGGCCCGACCAGGAGACGACGATGGTGCTCGGGTCGGGAGTCGTCACCTCGCGCATCAGCGCCAGGCCCGTCGTGTTGCGAGTCGTAACGAGGTCCTTGTCTTTGGAGACGGTGAATGAGAAGGCGAGGTCGTCGGTGCTGACCGGCGACCCGTCGTGCCAAAGGATGTTGGGCTTCAGGCGCCAGGTCGTCTCCATGGTTCCGTCGTCGGCGACGCGCCACGTCCCGTCCTCGATAGACGGGATCGCGACGGCCATCAGGGGATGGTGCACGCGCTCGTAGTCCTGGTAGGTGAGCTGATCCTGGACGATGGGGGTCACGTTGGTGGCGGACGTGGCGGTGGAGAGGCCGGTGAACCGTCCGAACTGGGGCAAGCCCCTCTGGAGCCCGATGGTGAGCGTCTTGAGCGCGTGCGGCCGCGACCCGGATTCGGAGCCGCGGCTCGATTCGCCAGTCCCGCACGCGGCGAGCAGCATCGTTGCCGCGCCCGCGCATGAAAGCAGCCGGATGATGGATCGCGGACTTATAGCTCGGGTCCTTCTTGAGGTGTCGACTGGGTGACTCGTCGCCGTCATCGCCAGTCCCTTCGAGCGAGTCGCTGGGGCCTGCCAGCGTTCAATGCGAATTTCGACGCAGTGCTCACCGGCGCCAGCGTATGCAAGGCGCGTGCGGAAATCAAGCACGCGCAGTGAGCGGGGGAGCCGGCGGACGATCGCGCTACGGGAATTTGGGACTTGAGGGACGACGCGCGCACGAGCCGACTGTGCGCGCTAGAATGGCGCAAAAGGTGGAAAGGGGGCTCCCATGACGCAGCTCAATTACCTCGCCATCATGTGTGAGGACCCGGCGCGCATGCGGGAGTGGTACGCGCGCTGGCTCGGCTTCGAGGAATACGACCGCACGGCAGCCGGCTCCATCTACATCACCGACGGCCACTTCTCCGTGGGGCTCCTCAAGGCGGGTGCCGCGCCAGGCGAAGAGACACAGCAACCCGGCCTGCACCATTTTGGGTTTCAGGTCGACGATATCCTGGAGATCGAACGCAACCTTGAGGACTTCGATCCATCGATTCGCATCGAGAAACGGCCACCCGAGGACCCCTATGCCGCCTATCGACTGCGAGATCCCGAGGGTATCATCGTCGACCTTTCCGAAAGGGGGTTCGGCGTCGCCGGCGAACCGCGCCTGCCTGGAATCCGCCATCTTGCCACCTTCAATCGCGACACGGCGCGGAAGTTCGCGTTCTACACTCAGGTCATGGGCATGCGCGACGCAACGCGCACCGATGCGGAGGTCTTCGAGCATCTGCTCATGACCAAGGGTGAGATCCCGCCAGGCTT includes:
- a CDS encoding ABC transporter substrate-binding protein, giving the protein MLLAACGTGESSRGSESGSRPHALKTLTIGLQRGLPQFGRFTGLSTATSATNVTPIVQDQLTYQDYERVHHPLMAVAIPSIEDGTWRVADDGTMETTWRLKPNILWHDGSPVSTDDLAFSFTVSKDKDLVTTRNTTGLALMREVTTPDPSTIVVSWSGLFVDAAITNLGEVLPRHILGEAYEQHDPVAFVNNPYFTTQYIGTGPYRLVSWEPGADMEMERFDGYYLGRPPFDKVFVKVIGDANALVSAILAGNVDIVLPPGVQLDAAADVKRRWEGTGNEVRADVATRIIQLEVQYRPEIARPAHGLRELQVRKALYQSVDRVALADLMSGGFGPLADSWYDPSDPIRAELAPYIPTYKLDRSAAPGLLETVGWRPGPDGVLVNDQSGEPFNVEIWANVPAGWDKLANVVASDWKAIGVRTSVDPIPAALAGNREYESGYPGLFVTNINREQFLVNRLDSRAKTGPENHYTAPNRGGYENPKVDALYDQLTSTIDPKARIPIQQQLVQEVMENLVLMPFYWETNPVLKLKGIKDHRGNGQWTWLFFDFDRE
- a CDS encoding VOC family protein, producing the protein MTQLNYLAIMCEDPARMREWYARWLGFEEYDRTAAGSIYITDGHFSVGLLKAGAAPGEETQQPGLHHFGFQVDDILEIERNLEDFDPSIRIEKRPPEDPYAAYRLRDPEGIIVDLSERGFGVAGEPRLPGIRHLATFNRDTARKFAFYTQVMGMRDATRTDAEVFEHLLMTKGEIPPGFQRSPNPFTGDGFVNLAHLDRSVDSPTSVGRNPLGFNHFGVLVRDPHELYSRIHAATPGMPEDVRPPERQVEYGVRDPEGNYLDLSGKKGWKVDVNTWARVG